The DNA window ATCCTTCTTCTTCCCTACGCAAAACAAATTGTAAAACCCTGATCCAGAAATcgattttagagagagaacaGATCGTAGAAGAAAACAGGTGATCAGAATGAAGCGGATGATACCTTTCTCTGTGGCGTCGCTGTGTTTTGTGGCGCTTGTGCTGTCTTCTTTCCGTGAATTAGGGTTCTGTAAAGATGAGGACTTTCTGAGGATGAGAACCCAAACTACTGCAGGCGGAATTCAAGATCTTAAGGGTTATCAGAACAACGCCGAGATCGAGAGTATGGGTCGTTTTGCTGTTGAAGAACACAACAAGAAAGAGGTCTTAATTCTCTGCTTTAAGTCTGATCTTGTTTATAACTTGAACTAGCTGTGTTATCAATCTACGATTCTAACTATACATATATTGATTGTTCGGTTTATTGTTGTGTCCCATTAAGAATGAAACATGTAAACGTAACTAGAGAGTAAGACAATAGGCAAAATTGAGGGAGAATAGATGTAAATAGATAGACAAAGGGAGATAACAAAGAATACCAACGGAAACTAGAAAGTACTTTAGTACAAAATATCATCATACCCGTAACGAAACTAGTCTAAGGTTTATAACAATGGTAAAATAGCAATAAAACACGACTAAAGGAAATAAGATCAAATGTGTCCCAACACATGATGTGGGACACAACATTTATATTGATGGAGAGAAGAGAGGGATTGattgtttgaaatattttactaattgtATTGTATCATTTGTAGAATGGTGTTCTTGTGTTTGCAAGAGTTGTTGGTGCAAAAGAACAGGTTGTTGCTGGTAAACTGTATCATCTGACTTTGGAGGCAGTTGATGCAGGGCAGAGAAAGATATACGAGGCAAAAGTTTTTGTGAAGCCATGGATGAATTTCAAGCAGTTGCAGGAGTTCAAGAACATACACGATACCTCCTCGTCGTCTGACCTTATTGTGAAACAAGGTAACATTGCAAGTCAATGAACTTTCATTCAAAGATTTCTCCATTTTGAGTATAAAATTAAAAGGGTAATGTGCTGTAATCAGATGGTTCAGAACAAGGATGGAAATCAATGAGAACGTCTGATCCAGTGGTCCTAAATGCAGCCAAGCAGGCTGTTAAAGCTATCCAACAGAGATCGAATTCGCTGTTTCCTTATGATCTTGTAGAGATTCTTCTAGCCAAGTCTAAGGTTGGTTGCCATATGTCACTTGTTTACTTTTTTGCATTATGTGTGAAGAATTTAGTAAATTTTGTCTGAATTTTTTATGCCTAGATCTACTTGTTACAAAATGCAGGTGATTAGAGAAGGATCAACCGGATTTTCTTTGGTGCTGAGTGTGAGAAGAGGAACAAAAGTGGAGAAGATGGGAGTGGTGGTTGTAAACAAGGATGATGATGTTCAATTTGGAAAGTTTTACTTGAACCAGATATACCAAGTTAAAGAATGAAGAGATCTATCCTAGTACTTATTTAccttgtaaataaaatatacaagaTCTATCTAGCTTGAAATATCAGTGTTACAAGAATTTCATATAGTGTGGGTTTTTATATCAATGAATATTGTGAGTACATGACTCTTTATACATGacttcttattttttatcattgagttatatatctttaattttgaaaattttcagataatTTAACAACTAAATATACTTTTCCATTAGTCAATACTGCCAACACACAAAAAGGAAGACACTCATAGAATAgaatgattattatttaaaataaattttaaatctaatttttaaatctCACAAATTTTAActctttattgttaaaattacaaaacaagaTTTTGTCTTTAATGGTTTCAAACgccgttaacttattatttatgtgatatttataaataaataaataaaagattaatgtcattaatttaattatcaattctCTGAAATTCGGTAATCAAAACTTTCACTTCGTTGaaatttgatagttaaattattgacattaattatttatttataaataatacgtGGATAATAAATTAACGACGTTTGAAATCATTAAGACAAATTATcgattttataactttaatagcAAGTAATCCCAAATGGTAAGGTTGGGAAGAATATGTCTAAAATCCGACTGTAACAAAGAGCTTTTAATTTgacaattttatcatttatttttacgctgtttatatatatatatatataaatgacggatttttttttgaaaaatggtttagcacaatttcattaaaaagtcaaaaaagtgggagggtcaagaatcaaaactaGAAAAACTTTAGTTTTGATTATAAGACGACAAATAAGCGACCTTAGAATTTCTGAATGGTAGCAACCAAACAATAGTACAATCAAATATTACAATTAACATTCTAAATCTTTATTGTTATTTCCATATTCACCTTGTAAGCCATGTTGTTTTCTTTCACGTCACCTTTCTCGCTCATTCTTCACAAAAGGTGATTGAATTATAGTAGATGATGATGTATGTTTGTTCCCATTGTTTAGTCTGCTTCTATATGAACATGTATGTACTGATCTGATAAAAGGAATTCTTTTTCAGAATTTTAGGACTTTTATCAATGTTTTCCTCTGTTCCAATTTTACGGATTTGATTTAAGGATCAACAACCCTAATTTTCTTCTCACTCTTCTCTTCTATTATTTCTttgcttgttcttcttctttatcttgaGATTGAACTTCTTCAGCATCATCtgttttttcaatttcattattttctttcttatcttaatcttctttgttttctttttctgcatttttctcattttcttttatcacTATTCTTGACttttacaatataaaaaaaaatgacggATTTTAAATTGAACTATAAGAGTATATTTCAAGAGTTTGATAGTTTAATGTCCAATTTGACAACTTAGCCATACTTTCAGtgctaattaatatataaattgactTATGTATCGAATCGTTACAGGCAAATCGGTCGTCTGAATTTTGAGCAATGGCTCCTCCTGCTGCCGTTCAAAGATCTCCACTTCCATCTTCTCCATCACCTCTTCAACGTCTATCAACCTTCAAAGACAAAACTTCATCATCCCCACCTTCATCTGCATCCGCCACACCATCAGCCTACAATGCCACTTCCGCTGTCACAACCCTCGATTCCTTCGCATCCGATCCAGTTTTCTCCTCCTTTCTCTACCCCGATTTCGATTCCTCCCGCTTTTCCTCAGCCGCCCTCTCTTCTGGGTTCGCCGCAGCTCGCGTCGAGAAGCTACAAGGTGGAATACACCTCCTAGAGCAACAACTTCGATCAGAAATCCTCTCTCGCCATACTGATCTTCTTTCTCAACTTTCCTCTCTCAAAGATGCCGATTCATCCCTCGCCGCTATTAGATCTTCCGTCTCCACGTTGCAATCATCTGTACGACGCGTCCGTTCGGAGATTGCGGATCCTCATATCCAGATCCGAGCTAAGACACTTCAGCTTTCCAATTTGCATAATACTACCGAGCTTCTCCAATTCACCATTCGCGTCCTTCGACTTTCGAGGAAACTAAGGGATGTTATGGCTGCGGGTGAGACTGAACTAGAGAAGATCGATCTGGCTAAGGCCGCTCAATTATACTGCGAGATCTTGAGTTTGTGTAATGAGAACGACTTGGCTGGAATTGCTGTgattgatgatgaaatgaaatGGATACTTGAAGCTGGACAAGTATTAAGGATTGAAGGAATGAAGGTATTAGAGAGAGGACTTGAAGGGTTGAATCAAGCGGAAGTTGGTGCAGGTTTGCAGGTGTTTTACAATCTGGGTGAATTGAAGCCCACTGTTGATGGGTTGATTAGTAAGTATAAGAATCAGGGTGTTAAAAGTATCAGTTTTGCGTTGGATATGAAGGCGATATCGGCTTCCTCTGGAGGGGGATTTGGCCCAGGAGGGATGCAAAGGATTGGGACGCCACAGGTTGGTGGCGGTGCAAAGGCGAAGGAGGCACTATGGCAGAGGATTGGCACTTGTATGGATCAGTTGCATTCGATTATGGTTGCTGTTTGGCATTTGCAGAGAGTGCTTGCGAAGAAGAAAGATCCTTTTACTCATGTACTACTTCTTGATGAAGTGATGCAGGTGAGTGTAAAGCATTAGGtttctaatttttgtttatatcatGTTGGTTTGTATTATGTGTGTCCATTCTCTGCATTTTGAGCATATGAATTGGAATGGACTATTACTATTGTTGTTGAAGATTAAGGTAGGAATATCGTTGTGTATCTTTAACAGGAAGGTGATTCAGTGCTGACTGATAGAGTTTGGGATGCAATTGTGAAAGCTTTTTCGAGCCAAATGAAGTCGGTTTTTACTGCATCAAACTTTATGAAAGAGATATTTGCAGTTGGATACCCAAAGCTTTACTCTACTATAGAAAACATTCTCGATAGAATTTCACGCGATACTGATGTCAAAGGAGTTCCACAAGCTATTAGCTCAGAAGGAAAAGAGCAGATGGTTGTTGGCATTGAAATGTTTGAGAGAGCATTCCTAACTCTTTGTTTGAGTCGCCTATCAGACCTCGTTAACAGTGTTTTCCCATTTTCAAGCCGTGGAAGCATTCCTTCCAAAGAACAAATATCTAGAATCTTATCGCGCATTCAAGAAGAAATTGAAGCTGTTCAACTCAATGGTCGTTTGACCCTTCTTGTGCTGCGCGAGATCAGTAAGGTTCTCCTTTTGCTTGCTCAGAGAGCGGAATATCAGGTAAATGAGAAATGTCATCAACTTTTTCTTTACTCTCTTAACTTATGATCAAAATTTTCCATGTTTTTTTTCTCAGATTTCAACAGGTCCAGAGGCACGTCAAATAAACGGACCTGCAACTCCAGCACAACTAAAGAACTTTACACTCTGCCAGCATCTTCAAGAAGTACATTCTCGAATATCATCATCGATAATGACAGGCCTACCCCCAATAGCATTGAGCATATTATCTTCCTCGCTTGGCACCATATACGGAGTTGCTTGCGACTCAGTTACCCCATTATTCCAAGCCATGGTTGACCGTCTTGAGGCATGCATCTTACAAATCCACGACCAAAACTTTGGAGCAGTTGGTATCGATTCCGCCATGGATAACAACACTTCCCCTTACATGGAAGATCTCCAAACATGCCTTCTTCACTTCCGTAGCGAGTTCCTATCTCgtctcctttcttcttcttcttcaacgtCTACAATCTCTGCAGAAAACATATGTACAAGCCTGGTTAGGAAAACAGCCTCTAGAGTTCTTGTATTCTTCATCCGTCACGCTTCTCTTGTTAGACCACTATCGGAATCAGGCAAGCTGAGAATGGCGAGGGACATGGCTGAGCTGGAATTGGCAGTTGGACAGAACCTGTTTCCAGTTGAGCAACTCGGAGCACCATATCGGGCACTGAGAGCTTTTCGACCAATCATTTTCCTTGAAACCTCTCAACTGGGAGGTTCTTCTCTTGTTCAAGATTTGCAACCGAGTGTTCTGCTTCATCATCTTTACTCGCGAGGGCCAGATGAGATGCAAAATCCGATGCAGAGGAATAAACTAACGGCGCTTCAGTACTCGCTTTGGCTGGATTCTCAAGGGGAAGATCAAATATGGAAAGGAATCAAAGCAACTCTTGATGATTATGCTGTTACTGTTAGGGCAAGAGGTGATAAGGAATTCAGCCCTGTTTATCCTCTTATGTTGCAGATTGGTTCTTCTATATGACACTTTGTTTGTAACCCTAAACATTCAGTATCTGTTTCTGCATATGCTTATTATAAGAAggaatacatatattttttctattgtAATTTTTGCTCTTTCTCAATGTACTCTAGGGTTAATACATTGTTTGATTGTACTAGA is part of the Impatiens glandulifera chromosome 1, dImpGla2.1, whole genome shotgun sequence genome and encodes:
- the LOC124920599 gene encoding cysteine proteinase inhibitor 6-like; the encoded protein is MKRMIPFSVASLCFVALVLSSFRELGFCKDEDFLRMRTQTTAGGIQDLKGYQNNAEIESMGRFAVEEHNKKENGVLVFARVVGAKEQVVAGKLYHLTLEAVDAGQRKIYEAKVFVKPWMNFKQLQEFKNIHDTSSSSDLIVKQDGSEQGWKSMRTSDPVVLNAAKQAVKAIQQRSNSLFPYDLVEILLAKSKVIREGSTGFSLVLSVRRGTKVEKMGVVVVNKDDDVQFGKFYLNQIYQVKE
- the LOC124921445 gene encoding conserved oligomeric Golgi complex subunit 5, producing the protein MAPPAAVQRSPLPSSPSPLQRLSTFKDKTSSSPPSSASATPSAYNATSAVTTLDSFASDPVFSSFLYPDFDSSRFSSAALSSGFAAARVEKLQGGIHLLEQQLRSEILSRHTDLLSQLSSLKDADSSLAAIRSSVSTLQSSVRRVRSEIADPHIQIRAKTLQLSNLHNTTELLQFTIRVLRLSRKLRDVMAAGETELEKIDLAKAAQLYCEILSLCNENDLAGIAVIDDEMKWILEAGQVLRIEGMKVLERGLEGLNQAEVGAGLQVFYNLGELKPTVDGLISKYKNQGVKSISFALDMKAISASSGGGFGPGGMQRIGTPQVGGGAKAKEALWQRIGTCMDQLHSIMVAVWHLQRVLAKKKDPFTHVLLLDEVMQEGDSVLTDRVWDAIVKAFSSQMKSVFTASNFMKEIFAVGYPKLYSTIENILDRISRDTDVKGVPQAISSEGKEQMVVGIEMFERAFLTLCLSRLSDLVNSVFPFSSRGSIPSKEQISRILSRIQEEIEAVQLNGRLTLLVLREISKVLLLLAQRAEYQISTGPEARQINGPATPAQLKNFTLCQHLQEVHSRISSSIMTGLPPIALSILSSSLGTIYGVACDSVTPLFQAMVDRLEACILQIHDQNFGAVGIDSAMDNNTSPYMEDLQTCLLHFRSEFLSRLLSSSSSTSTISAENICTSLVRKTASRVLVFFIRHASLVRPLSESGKLRMARDMAELELAVGQNLFPVEQLGAPYRALRAFRPIIFLETSQLGGSSLVQDLQPSVLLHHLYSRGPDEMQNPMQRNKLTALQYSLWLDSQGEDQIWKGIKATLDDYAVTVRARGDKEFSPVYPLMLQIGSSI